A region of uncultured Anaeromusa sp. DNA encodes the following proteins:
- a CDS encoding NADP-dependent malic enzyme: MSLREEALHFHRENNGKLEMTNKVELKDGYDLSLAYTPGVAEPCKEINGDKDLSFEYTCRGNMVAVVSDGTRVLGLGNIGPEAALPVMEGKAVLYKVFGDVDAVPVCLGTTDTDQLVQTVKYLEPSFAGINLEDIESPKCYEVEARLQEMMDIPVFHDDQHGTAIAAVSAVVGALRLVGKEMAKVRILVNGAGAAGTAIVRLFLQAGATDVTMLNSKGAMYQGMDKTRVDAMQETLLGRTNKECRQGKLSEVIEGADVLIGVSAPGAFTPELIAKMANDAIVFSLCNPQPEIGYEEAKAAGVKVAGTGRSDAPNQVNNVSVFPGIFRGAIDVRARRINDEMKLAAVYAIADLVKEEELREDYVVPNAFDKRVAPAVAKAVAKAAMETGVARVKVDPAEVELRAAKRIAHGIQ; the protein is encoded by the coding sequence ATGAGTTTGCGAGAAGAAGCCTTGCATTTCCATCGGGAAAACAATGGTAAATTGGAAATGACCAATAAAGTAGAATTAAAGGATGGCTATGATCTGAGTTTGGCTTATACGCCTGGTGTGGCGGAGCCTTGCAAGGAAATCAATGGCGATAAAGACTTATCCTTTGAATACACTTGTAGAGGCAATATGGTAGCGGTTGTTAGCGACGGCACCCGAGTGTTGGGACTTGGTAATATCGGACCGGAAGCGGCACTGCCGGTCATGGAAGGGAAAGCTGTTTTGTACAAAGTGTTTGGTGATGTGGATGCTGTGCCGGTTTGCTTAGGGACGACGGATACGGATCAGTTGGTGCAGACCGTCAAATATTTGGAGCCGTCTTTCGCGGGTATTAATTTAGAAGATATCGAATCGCCGAAATGCTATGAAGTGGAAGCGCGCTTGCAGGAAATGATGGACATTCCCGTATTTCACGATGATCAGCATGGGACGGCGATTGCCGCGGTTTCTGCAGTTGTCGGCGCGTTGCGCCTGGTAGGCAAGGAAATGGCGAAGGTTCGCATTTTGGTTAATGGCGCTGGGGCGGCGGGAACGGCCATTGTGCGGCTGTTCTTGCAAGCAGGGGCAACCGATGTAACGATGCTGAACTCGAAAGGCGCTATGTATCAAGGTATGGATAAAACCAGGGTAGATGCCATGCAGGAGACGCTTTTAGGGCGAACCAACAAAGAATGCCGCCAAGGCAAATTGTCGGAGGTCATTGAAGGGGCGGATGTATTGATCGGTGTATCGGCGCCTGGCGCGTTTACGCCGGAGCTGATTGCAAAAATGGCTAACGACGCTATCGTTTTCTCCTTGTGCAATCCGCAGCCGGAAATCGGCTATGAGGAAGCCAAGGCCGCGGGTGTTAAGGTAGCCGGTACTGGCCGCTCGGATGCGCCGAACCAAGTAAACAATGTCAGCGTATTTCCTGGCATTTTCCGCGGTGCTATTGATGTGCGCGCCCGCCGCATTAATGATGAGATGAAATTGGCCGCTGTATATGCGATTGCGGATTTGGTCAAAGAGGAGGAGCTGCGGGAAGATTATGTGGTTCCTAATGCTTTTGACAAACGGGTGGCGCCGGCGGTAGCTAAGGCGGTGGCTAAGGCGGCCATGGAAACTGGCGTAGCCAGAGTGAAAGTAGATCCGGCAGAGGTGGAGCTACGGGCGGCAAAACGCATTGCTCACGGCATTCAATAA
- a CDS encoding methyl-accepting chemotaxis protein: protein MADTLEKLVALLPTIREAMADTDVGLSVSDCEKIIYYNPGRTLDLKVPTGAPLREGMVLADAVRLRKRVVKRQDKELWGTPFIATALPVQEEGRVVGAISFQTAVARQDALKDMANKLMDNINLLASTSQEVTAQTEEMAAVTRGLAEMSQESQRRTKDTGQVLTLIRNVAGQTNLLGLNAAIEAARVGEAGRGFGVVAEEIRKLATSSSESIQKIDGILKAVETDSGRTYEEIQRISGNLAQVAQAVSGIAEAVQEALAVARDLDGLANDLTEE from the coding sequence ATGGCGGATACATTGGAAAAGCTGGTTGCCTTATTGCCGACAATTAGGGAGGCAATGGCTGACACGGATGTCGGACTAAGCGTCAGTGATTGCGAAAAAATTATTTACTATAACCCCGGGCGGACGTTGGATTTGAAAGTTCCGACGGGAGCTCCTCTGCGCGAGGGCATGGTCTTAGCGGACGCGGTTCGACTACGAAAACGCGTTGTTAAGCGACAGGATAAAGAGTTGTGGGGGACTCCCTTTATTGCTACGGCGCTGCCGGTACAAGAAGAGGGCCGTGTGGTAGGCGCGATTTCCTTTCAGACTGCAGTTGCCCGTCAAGATGCCTTGAAAGATATGGCTAACAAACTGATGGATAACATTAACCTTTTGGCTAGTACCAGCCAAGAAGTGACGGCACAGACCGAGGAGATGGCAGCGGTAACGCGGGGGTTGGCGGAAATGTCGCAGGAATCGCAGCGCCGGACCAAGGATACTGGACAAGTACTGACTTTGATTCGCAATGTAGCTGGACAGACGAATTTGCTGGGCTTGAACGCGGCCATTGAAGCGGCTCGAGTTGGCGAGGCGGGGCGCGGCTTCGGCGTGGTAGCCGAGGAAATACGTAAATTGGCTACCAGTAGTTCGGAATCCATTCAAAAAATTGACGGGATTTTGAAAGCGGTTGAGACCGACAGCGGCAGGACCTATGAGGAAATTCAGCGCATCAGCGGTAATTTGGCGCAAGTGGCGCAGGCGGTATCCGGTATTGCCGAAGCGGTGCAGGAAGCCTTGGCTGTAGCCCGAGATTTGGATGGTCTGGCTAATGATTTGACGGAAGAATAA
- a CDS encoding NAD(P)/FAD-dependent oxidoreductase — translation MYDVCIIGAGVVGANLARELSRYQLMVCVLDREDDVSCGCSKANSGIVHGGYSDKPGTLKAELCVKGNRMYAQLDAELHFGYREIGSYVLAFDQESLATLQRLYEQGQQNGVGGLELIDGEEMRRREPHVSTEVTGALYCAQAGVTSPYEFVIALMENAVANGVDLKLRHEVLQLEKRSDHFLITTTHGALSSRYVINAAGAHSDNIAAMAGLKDYQITPRRGQYLLLSKSQNYLANSVIFQVPTALGKGILVTPTYHGNLMLGPNAEEIDDKEDVSTDEETLRFIAQTARLSVPGFDMRQALTSFAGNRPVSNQKDWVIDASRLPGLINLIGIDSPGLTSSPAIALKVVALLQASGLSLKSKQNFQPHRAPIIRPKSEDFQGTTTHSDPALHLICRCENVTEAEILDCFRRGLPVLSVDAVKRRTRAGMGLCQGTFCGPRVRTLLAQELQMKEQDIPQRGHSSTLAERARKTELKKL, via the coding sequence ATGTATGACGTTTGTATCATCGGCGCTGGTGTTGTCGGCGCCAACCTCGCCCGAGAATTATCCCGCTATCAACTCATGGTCTGTGTCTTAGACCGTGAAGATGATGTCAGCTGCGGTTGTTCCAAAGCCAACAGCGGCATCGTACATGGAGGATATTCCGATAAACCCGGTACGCTGAAAGCCGAGCTTTGCGTAAAAGGAAACCGCATGTACGCCCAGTTGGATGCGGAACTGCATTTTGGTTACCGGGAAATCGGCTCTTATGTGCTGGCTTTTGATCAGGAAAGCTTAGCAACGCTGCAACGTCTCTACGAGCAGGGCCAGCAAAACGGCGTCGGCGGTTTGGAACTAATCGACGGCGAAGAAATGCGCCGCAGGGAACCCCATGTCAGCACAGAGGTGACCGGCGCGTTATATTGCGCTCAAGCAGGAGTTACCTCTCCTTATGAATTTGTCATTGCTTTAATGGAAAACGCCGTAGCTAACGGTGTAGACCTCAAGCTCCGCCACGAAGTACTGCAGTTGGAAAAACGATCTGATCATTTTCTTATTACTACTACCCATGGAGCGCTAAGCTCCCGTTATGTAATCAATGCCGCCGGCGCCCACAGCGACAACATTGCCGCCATGGCTGGCCTAAAGGATTACCAGATTACGCCTCGCCGCGGACAATACCTTCTTCTATCTAAATCTCAAAACTACTTAGCAAATTCCGTCATCTTCCAAGTGCCCACTGCTCTTGGTAAAGGCATTTTAGTAACCCCCACTTACCACGGCAATCTTATGCTAGGACCGAACGCCGAAGAAATTGATGACAAAGAGGACGTCAGTACCGACGAAGAAACGCTGCGCTTCATCGCCCAAACGGCCCGCCTGTCGGTTCCTGGATTCGATATGCGCCAAGCCTTAACATCCTTTGCCGGCAACCGACCGGTATCAAATCAAAAGGACTGGGTAATTGATGCCTCTCGCCTTCCCGGCCTGATCAACCTCATCGGCATTGACTCTCCCGGCCTGACCTCTTCCCCCGCCATCGCCTTGAAGGTAGTCGCGCTGCTCCAAGCCAGCGGCCTAAGCCTGAAATCAAAACAAAACTTTCAACCGCACCGCGCTCCCATCATCCGCCCCAAAAGTGAAGACTTCCAGGGAACTACGACACATAGCGACCCGGCACTTCATCTCATCTGCCGCTGCGAAAACGTTACGGAAGCGGAAATCCTGGACTGCTTCCGCCGCGGCCTCCCCGTCCTCTCTGTCGACGCCGTTAAACGCCGTACCCGGGCGGGCATGGGCCTGTGCCAAGGAACGTTCTGCGGTCCCAGGGTTCGCACGCTTCTAGCGCAGGAGCTGCAAATGAAAGAGCAAGATATTCCACAGCGCGGTCATTCTTCCACTTTAGCGGAGCGAGCTCGTAAAACAGAATTGAAGAAGTTATAA
- a CDS encoding VOC family protein, whose protein sequence is MNFKFLHNNINVLNLERSMEFYQKALGLRESRRKERPGFILVYLGDGGQTPHLLELTWLKDRTEPYNLGDNEIHLAFEADNFEAAHALHTEMGCICYENKEMGIYFIQDPDGYWLEVLPKRS, encoded by the coding sequence ATGAACTTTAAATTTCTGCATAATAATATCAATGTGTTAAATTTGGAGCGCAGTATGGAATTTTACCAGAAAGCGCTGGGCCTTAGGGAAAGTCGTCGCAAGGAGCGGCCAGGCTTTATTTTGGTGTATTTGGGCGATGGCGGTCAAACACCGCATTTGCTGGAGCTTACTTGGTTGAAAGATCGTACAGAACCGTATAATTTGGGAGATAATGAGATACATCTTGCGTTTGAAGCCGATAACTTTGAAGCGGCCCATGCTTTACATACGGAAATGGGCTGTATTTGTTACGAAAATAAAGAAATGGGTATTTATTTCATCCAGGATCCGGACGGCTACTGGTTGGAAGTTCTTCCGAAGCGCAGCTGA
- a CDS encoding amidohydrolase, with the protein MTKEECKQRVTAVIQAHKEEIFALAEAVFREPELGFKETKTAAKIAAMFEKHNIPAEQGLALTGVKGRLKGRSSGRTIAVLGELDAVICHEHPAASPETGAAHACGHHAQLAAMAACAIGLAESGVMQELDGDVVPFAVPAEEYVEIEYRNRLRTEGKLGFLAGKAELIRLGAFDDVDMSMMMHLSTTGEGSRLIQVGGTSNGFIGKLIRYKGREAHAAGAPHEGVNALNAAMLAMMAVHAQRETFRDEDHVRFHPIITKGGDLVNVVPSDVRLESYVRARTVPAIIDANVKIDRALQAGALAIGADVEITDLPGYLPLSNDASFSALLRKNAAALVGADKVEELDHHAASTDMGDLSHIMPVTHPWIGGVSGNAHTRDFCVSDPDMAYLVSAQAMAHTIVDLLYDHAAEAEAILTNYTPPMTRESYVKFWEDIASKK; encoded by the coding sequence ATGACCAAAGAGGAATGCAAGCAGCGAGTCACCGCCGTCATCCAGGCGCATAAGGAGGAAATATTCGCCCTAGCCGAAGCGGTCTTCCGCGAACCGGAGTTGGGCTTTAAAGAAACTAAAACTGCCGCTAAAATTGCCGCTATGTTTGAAAAGCACAATATCCCCGCCGAACAAGGCCTCGCCCTAACCGGTGTTAAAGGCCGCCTCAAAGGCCGCAGCAGCGGCCGCACCATTGCCGTACTTGGCGAGCTGGATGCAGTTATCTGTCATGAGCATCCGGCGGCTTCCCCGGAAACTGGCGCCGCTCACGCCTGCGGCCATCATGCACAGCTTGCAGCTATGGCCGCCTGTGCCATCGGCCTGGCCGAGTCCGGCGTCATGCAAGAACTAGACGGCGACGTAGTCCCTTTTGCCGTCCCTGCCGAAGAGTATGTAGAAATTGAATACCGCAATCGTCTGCGTACCGAAGGAAAACTAGGTTTTCTGGCCGGCAAAGCGGAGTTAATCCGCCTTGGCGCTTTTGACGATGTCGACATGTCCATGATGATGCATCTCTCCACGACCGGAGAAGGAAGTCGTCTTATACAAGTAGGCGGCACCAGCAATGGCTTCATCGGCAAGCTCATTCGCTACAAAGGACGCGAAGCCCATGCCGCCGGCGCTCCTCACGAAGGCGTGAACGCCCTCAATGCCGCCATGTTGGCGATGATGGCCGTCCACGCCCAAAGGGAAACATTCCGTGACGAAGACCATGTACGCTTTCACCCCATCATCACCAAAGGCGGCGATTTAGTCAATGTCGTGCCGTCGGACGTTCGCCTGGAAAGCTATGTCCGCGCTCGCACCGTCCCCGCCATTATCGACGCCAACGTTAAAATTGACCGAGCCTTGCAAGCTGGGGCCTTGGCCATCGGCGCTGACGTGGAAATCACCGACCTGCCAGGCTACCTTCCTTTAAGCAATGACGCCTCCTTCAGCGCTTTGCTGCGAAAAAATGCCGCCGCTTTGGTTGGCGCCGACAAAGTGGAGGAACTGGATCATCACGCCGCTAGCACCGACATGGGTGATCTTTCCCATATTATGCCTGTCACACACCCCTGGATTGGCGGCGTTAGCGGCAACGCTCATACCCGAGATTTCTGCGTCTCCGATCCGGACATGGCCTATCTGGTCTCCGCGCAAGCTATGGCTCATACCATTGTTGACTTACTTTACGATCATGCTGCCGAAGCAGAAGCTATTCTCACAAACTACACCCCACCCATGACTCGCGAAAGCTATGTAAAGTTTTGGGAAGACATCGCCTCGAAGAAATAA
- a CDS encoding HD-GYP domain-containing protein, translated as MQKAKTMQAVPHTRLLEQVNMEKMEAFRHQIYYCDPYTEMHAEHVGELMAGLATQMGLNSEEITLAYLVGLVHDVGKISVPAEVLTKAGRLSDEEFAIMRQHAAAGEKLLLQVEGAQCVADIIRHHHERFDGRGYPDQMKGKDIPLYSRMLALCDTFDAMTTHRCYRKPVDIPSCLCELLRCRGGQFDPVLTDCFLEFLEERFGIVVAEEQDSGARAF; from the coding sequence ATGCAAAAGGCAAAAACCATGCAGGCAGTTCCGCATACAAGGCTGCTGGAGCAAGTGAACATGGAAAAAATGGAAGCCTTTCGTCATCAAATTTATTATTGTGATCCCTATACAGAGATGCATGCGGAGCATGTGGGGGAATTGATGGCTGGCTTGGCGACGCAGATGGGCTTGAATTCGGAAGAAATTACCTTGGCGTATTTGGTGGGGTTGGTACATGATGTGGGTAAAATTTCAGTTCCGGCGGAAGTCTTGACTAAAGCAGGGCGCTTAAGCGATGAAGAGTTTGCAATTATGCGTCAACATGCGGCAGCAGGAGAAAAGTTGCTCTTGCAGGTAGAAGGGGCGCAGTGTGTAGCTGATATTATTAGGCATCACCACGAACGTTTTGACGGACGAGGATACCCTGATCAAATGAAGGGGAAGGACATACCTTTGTATAGTCGAATGCTGGCTTTGTGCGATACGTTTGACGCAATGACAACGCATCGATGCTATCGCAAACCGGTGGATATTCCGTCTTGTTTGTGCGAGCTTCTGCGCTGCCGAGGAGGCCAGTTTGATCCGGTGCTGACTGATTGCTTTTTGGAATTTTTAGAGGAACGTTTTGGGATTGTGGTTGCGGAAGAACAAGATTCTGGCGCTCGGGCTTTTTAG
- a CDS encoding YibE/F family protein, which yields MRKYGFGVVLLVCLLWQPLTWAAPALPTEDLQHGVVRQAVDLQPTGENNKLVLKKGQMVQVEITTGTETGQTVEVYNAFSGQTQFDIPVHTGDKVLLSVEEFQGKRSYHISDYDRSLFQYVLLGLFVLSLILLAGWVGIKSLGVIGITLYLLWAWLVPNLLLPGVNIYLLVIGFCLVAGAITLLFVSGWNLKSLAAFFGTLGGVLVAALLSWGAIDWLYLTGMETEEAVALKLHFAKQIDIHGILFAGMLIGALGAVIDVAVSIAAAQWEMDKACPDLSWQELFKSGMNVGKDIMGAMSNTLILAYLGTGLPLVLVVAAQPKLLVEKVINFNGVVTEFARAMTGSVGLIWAIPLTALASALLLRWRHRGD from the coding sequence ATGAGAAAATACGGATTTGGGGTGGTGTTGTTAGTATGCCTGCTGTGGCAGCCACTGACTTGGGCGGCGCCGGCTTTGCCTACGGAAGACTTACAGCACGGCGTAGTTCGGCAAGCTGTAGACTTGCAGCCTACTGGCGAAAACAACAAATTAGTTTTGAAAAAAGGGCAAATGGTGCAGGTGGAAATTACCACAGGTACGGAAACTGGCCAAACTGTAGAAGTTTATAATGCGTTTTCAGGACAGACGCAGTTTGATATTCCGGTACATACTGGAGACAAGGTGCTTTTATCGGTAGAGGAATTCCAGGGGAAGCGCAGCTATCATATCAGCGATTATGATCGCAGCCTCTTTCAGTATGTATTGCTGGGCTTATTTGTGCTCAGCTTGATTCTTTTGGCCGGTTGGGTAGGCATTAAGTCGCTGGGCGTTATCGGTATTACGTTATATTTACTCTGGGCGTGGTTGGTGCCGAACTTGTTGCTGCCGGGAGTGAATATCTATTTGCTGGTAATTGGTTTTTGTCTGGTAGCCGGGGCGATTACCTTGCTTTTTGTCAGCGGTTGGAATTTGAAATCGTTGGCGGCTTTTTTTGGAACCCTTGGGGGCGTGTTGGTGGCAGCTTTATTATCATGGGGGGCTATTGACTGGCTGTACTTGACAGGCATGGAGACGGAAGAGGCGGTGGCTCTTAAATTGCACTTTGCCAAGCAGATTGATATTCACGGCATTCTCTTTGCCGGCATGCTTATCGGCGCCTTGGGGGCTGTGATTGATGTGGCTGTTTCTATCGCGGCGGCACAGTGGGAGATGGACAAAGCCTGTCCCGATCTTTCTTGGCAAGAGTTGTTTAAAAGCGGCATGAATGTGGGTAAAGATATAATGGGCGCTATGTCTAATACGTTGATTTTAGCTTATTTGGGAACGGGTTTGCCGTTAGTGTTGGTAGTGGCAGCGCAGCCCAAGCTGCTAGTGGAAAAGGTGATTAACTTTAACGGTGTTGTTACGGAATTTGCTCGGGCGATGACTGGTAGTGTTGGTTTGATTTGGGCCATTCCGCTGACCGCTTTAGCTTCGGCGCTGTTATTGAGGTGGCGGCATCGGGGAGACTAG
- the dcuC gene encoding C4-dicarboxylate transporter DcuC — protein sequence MMALLLALVMTIWVGYMIVKKYKPQPVLFFGGMVLMAGAVMLGVGTILPAKEATGFVPFDMFEFIRKTLSSRAAGLGLSIMAVGGFARYMEHIGASRVLVKIAIKPLGVLKAPYVVLAAAFIIGQFLGLFINSASGLGMLLMVTMFPILVSLGVSRVSATAVIGTTMCLDWSPADTGSILSATTAGLDITTYWTQYQIPVALCVMAVVAVLHYTVQKWLDKKEGHTAESASLLSYARQEEEKPLPPLYYAVLPTVPLILILVFSDLLIKGVKMDIVKAMLISLFVTMVIEYLRSWDGKKVFQDIQVFFDGMGMQLANVVTLIVAGETFAHGLRTVGAIDAIINGAQSSGMGAAGMIIVMVGIIAVSSVVMGSGNAPFFAFASLTPVVAAKMSVAPVLMLLPMHFAASIARAVSPITAVIVVVSGMANLPPVEVVKRTAIPMAGALIVNVAATFFLFY from the coding sequence ATTATGGCATTGTTGCTGGCGTTGGTCATGACCATTTGGGTCGGCTATATGATCGTCAAGAAATACAAGCCGCAGCCGGTATTGTTTTTTGGTGGCATGGTATTAATGGCCGGGGCGGTGATGTTGGGAGTAGGGACGATTCTGCCGGCTAAAGAGGCAACCGGTTTTGTCCCCTTTGACATGTTTGAGTTTATCCGCAAAACGCTCAGCTCCCGGGCGGCGGGTCTGGGACTCAGTATTATGGCAGTAGGTGGCTTTGCCCGCTATATGGAACATATTGGCGCCAGTCGGGTGCTGGTGAAAATCGCGATTAAGCCGTTAGGGGTTCTTAAAGCGCCGTATGTGGTATTAGCTGCGGCTTTTATCATCGGTCAATTTTTGGGCTTGTTCATTAATAGTGCCTCCGGCTTAGGGATGCTGCTGATGGTGACGATGTTTCCCATTTTGGTCAGCTTAGGAGTCAGCCGTGTTTCCGCGACCGCTGTGATCGGTACGACCATGTGTTTGGATTGGAGTCCGGCGGATACGGGAAGCATTCTTTCGGCGACAACCGCAGGCTTGGATATTACGACCTATTGGACGCAATATCAGATTCCTGTAGCACTCTGTGTAATGGCGGTAGTTGCGGTGCTGCATTATACGGTGCAAAAATGGCTTGATAAAAAGGAAGGCCATACGGCGGAAAGCGCTTCTTTACTATCTTATGCACGCCAGGAGGAAGAAAAACCTCTGCCGCCGCTGTATTATGCAGTGTTACCGACCGTACCTCTGATTCTGATTTTGGTATTTAGCGATTTGCTGATTAAAGGCGTCAAGATGGATATTGTCAAAGCCATGCTGATCAGCTTGTTTGTGACCATGGTTATTGAATACTTGCGGTCCTGGGACGGTAAGAAAGTATTTCAAGATATTCAGGTGTTTTTTGATGGCATGGGCATGCAATTGGCCAATGTAGTCACCTTGATTGTGGCTGGTGAAACCTTTGCTCATGGTCTGCGGACGGTTGGTGCTATTGACGCCATTATCAACGGCGCCCAAAGCAGCGGCATGGGTGCTGCAGGTATGATTATCGTCATGGTGGGGATTATCGCGGTTTCTTCGGTAGTTATGGGGTCTGGCAATGCGCCGTTTTTCGCGTTTGCTTCCTTGACGCCTGTTGTCGCAGCCAAAATGTCGGTAGCGCCGGTGCTAATGCTGCTGCCGATGCATTTTGCCGCTAGTATTGCACGCGCGGTTTCGCCGATTACTGCGGTTATTGTCGTTGTATCCGGTATGGCCAATTTGCCGCCGGTGGAAGTGGTGAAACGTACGGCAATTCCTATGGCGGGAGCTTTGATCGTCAATGTGGCGGCAACATTCTTTCTTTTTTACTAA
- a CDS encoding GntR family transcriptional regulator, producing MARQLSLPINRQPLSEQVYHQIKKLILTGQLEQGTRLTEKTLAQDLGISPTPVRESLRRLYADGLVELQPYKGVIVRSVKPEEVLEAFACREALEGLAGSLAAKTIDAEGIAKLRDVLARTLQEESRDALVKLNEEFHQVILEYAQNRRLFLLLDTLQDIIRFRRQLAAYNPEYKGSIYRQHSAIADALEKKDSEKASLLLQEHIQDSAASFAQEIHGNKKTGK from the coding sequence ATGGCTCGTCAACTTTCCTTGCCCATCAATCGTCAACCGCTCAGCGAGCAAGTTTACCATCAAATCAAAAAATTGATACTCACCGGCCAGTTGGAACAAGGAACTCGCCTGACTGAGAAAACACTAGCCCAAGACTTAGGTATCAGTCCTACCCCTGTCCGCGAATCACTGCGACGCTTGTATGCAGACGGGCTTGTGGAATTGCAGCCTTATAAAGGCGTTATTGTTCGCTCTGTTAAACCGGAAGAAGTACTAGAAGCTTTTGCCTGCCGTGAAGCCTTAGAGGGCTTGGCTGGATCCTTGGCTGCCAAAACGATTGATGCAGAAGGCATTGCTAAGTTACGCGACGTACTCGCGCGCACGCTGCAGGAAGAATCCCGAGATGCGCTGGTCAAACTAAACGAAGAGTTTCACCAGGTTATTTTAGAGTATGCGCAAAACCGCCGTCTCTTTCTTCTCTTGGACACCTTGCAAGATATTATCCGCTTTCGGCGCCAATTGGCCGCCTACAACCCGGAATACAAGGGTTCTATTTACCGCCAGCATAGCGCTATCGCCGATGCACTAGAGAAAAAAGATAGCGAAAAAGCATCTCTTCTTTTACAGGAACATATTCAAGACAGCGCCGCTTCTTTCGCGCAAGAAATACACGGCAATAAAAAAACCGGTAAATAA
- a CDS encoding DUF3100 domain-containing protein gives MKVLTSWKVHGLALLLVMVCEGIGTHKIPLGPGVLLFLPMLYAMVLGAFISWPKLKVMKLPEMGVASQVLTVVTLLLVTKLGVIIGPSVAKLAQSGWTLSIQELGHFLGTVVLGLPLALFLGLGREAVGATFSIDREPNIAIIAEKYGLDSPEGRGVMSVYICGTVFGAVWLGLLAGYLAALQIFHPFALAMGAGVGSGSMMAAASGALKAVHPEMANEILMYAGAANLLTTIVGIYFCLFISLPVTNYLYRVLSPILSPKGGKPS, from the coding sequence TTGAAGGTTTTAACGTCTTGGAAAGTGCATGGCTTGGCGTTGCTTCTCGTTATGGTCTGCGAGGGCATCGGCACGCACAAAATTCCTCTGGGACCCGGGGTGCTCTTATTTTTACCTATGTTATATGCTATGGTTCTAGGCGCTTTTATCAGCTGGCCCAAACTGAAGGTTATGAAATTGCCGGAAATGGGCGTAGCTTCGCAGGTGCTGACGGTTGTGACCTTGCTGTTGGTTACTAAACTGGGGGTCATTATTGGACCCTCTGTGGCGAAATTGGCTCAATCCGGATGGACTTTGTCCATTCAGGAGCTGGGACACTTTTTAGGAACGGTAGTGCTGGGCTTGCCCTTAGCATTGTTCCTCGGTTTAGGGCGTGAAGCTGTAGGAGCTACCTTTTCCATTGACCGTGAGCCTAATATCGCTATTATTGCTGAAAAATACGGTTTGGATTCACCGGAAGGCCGCGGCGTTATGTCTGTGTACATTTGTGGCACGGTCTTTGGGGCGGTTTGGCTGGGGCTTTTAGCTGGCTATTTAGCTGCGTTGCAAATATTTCATCCTTTTGCGCTCGCTATGGGCGCAGGCGTTGGTTCGGGCAGCATGATGGCGGCTGCGTCGGGGGCGCTGAAAGCCGTGCACCCGGAAATGGCGAACGAAATTTTGATGTATGCCGGCGCTGCTAACTTGTTAACGACTATCGTGGGTATTTACTTCTGCCTCTTTATTTCCTTGCCGGTGACAAACTATCTCTATCGCGTTTTGTCACCTATACTGTCTCCGAAGGGAGGAAAGCCCTCATGA